The following nucleotide sequence is from Apium graveolens cultivar Ventura chromosome 4, ASM990537v1, whole genome shotgun sequence.
GGATGTGTATGAGTGTTTATATAATACCCCTGTATATATCATAGACTATATAGCCGTTTAAAATTTTTAGTTCATTATTACCCATGGTTGACTAACGTTGACTGTTAACAGTCAACGGTAGTTAGCCAAAGGGGTGTAtattgaattaaaattaatagcTAAGGGATGCATTCTGCTTAAATTAATAGTTTAGGACCAAAGTGCGAAAGTAAATATTTGTCAGGGGTGCAAAATACGATTTACTCTAAAAAAATAACATGTGACGCTAATGAGTTTCTTGTTCTTTCGAGTCTGAAATATCCGAACTAAAAAATAACAAATTACTCAAATTCAAATTATCCAGACTTGCAGCAATCCCAAGATCATCAAAATGAACTATTATCTTACAAAGTTTGCGCTTTCTGGAAAATATAAGTTCAACATCCAATCCTAACACTAGTTCATTTGCCTCATCCTTAACAACTAGTTTCTCTAAACTCTTTTATAAAATATAAGATCTTCCTATCTTAACAATgcaatattaatattaataattacaTTTTACGAGCACGGTTATATAGATTGAGTGATTAAAAGTTTATCCTCTATTATTTTAGGTTTTGGATTCGATCCTCGCTCACCCAGACAATTTATAAGAACAAATATTCATTTGTAAATTTGTAAGATTATAAGATATATTAGCGTAAATGCCCGTTCGAGGCACGGGcctatatatatatcaaaatattatCACGTGCGAACTTGCATTTATATGGAAATGATTTTTGAAtactaaaaaaatatttatttttattttatcttATATTTCATATTCGTACAACAATTATGTAATATTGAcgataaattttataaatttgattacatctcgtaaaatttaaataaataaaaatgtgatGACATAAAGTTCATTACTGGATTGTcttacttttttttcttttcatacaTACCGTCAAAGTAAGATTAGACAACTTAAGTGGTGAGAGCTTACTTTTCTTTTGTTGTAGAGTTCGATTCTCGCTAATTTCGAAAATTTTGAGATTAGATACTTATTGTAAAGTATATAAGCTTAATTAGTAAAAAATCAAAACTATTTtatcaaaacaaaaacatttgAACTTTGTTTATAGGGatcagtgttctaaaaatccccGATAAATCCTCGATTCACCGATTAATCCCGTACAAAGTATCCGACCAATTCGAtctttgaaatccgattaatttttatgaatttttctttattggagtatatataattatttattaagattaaaatactatattaatttaaatatgaataagtatataaatatgatataataaatatatatttgttaataaataactaatataatgataataatatattaaatataatttaatatcatAATACATTCGATTTTTACTCCGATTAATGCTTTCGATTAATCCCTGATTTTCAATTAATCCTAAATCGGTAGCTCGACCGATCTTACCCGATTTCCAATTTTTACAACACAGATAGGGATATGTATCGAGTCACTTCGAGGTCGGGAAGTGTGATCCCCACCCCGATCCACGAACTCACCCCGAACCCTGAACGAGGATTCTTTTCCTCTTTGATCCCCTCCCTAATGGTAATTCTCGCAGGAATTCGggaaataattaaaaataataattttatatttttaatatttttttatatataattcatattatataaaaatattaataatatctcatcttttttaatataaaatcatattaaaattgatttataataaaaaaaatgacaaattaaaaattaaaaatatttattacaTTACATTGTAAAGAAATTGATCAACAAAattatagattattttaaaaataagacaATATTTTAAATCCTATTATATATACATGCACTGTGGGAAAATTAATAAGATCGTAAGACATATTGAAACGAATGTAAAATGACATGCTCACTTGGAATATAATAACAAATGAAGTATACTTAGAAAAGTATCATGATAAAAATTATATTGGCCAAAATGAAGGtgtaaattattgtctaatttaatAAATCTTTTAGCAATCATTTTCTTATTTTTGAAATATACTTAATAACAAATAATGAAATGCACTACAttcaatatattatttatattagatcaaattttaatattttatttttccgTATCATTACCCTGCTAATCCAAATCTTTATTCTAAAACTCGATCGTTTTAATCAAGATATCGATCGAGTACACGTACTCGAATTTATACACGAACTAATTGATCATTAGTTCGAATAAAACTCGCTTTTAAGTATAACTCGGGTTAAACTCGATCATACTCAGATTAAACTTTAAAAAGTCTAAAAATGAATAAATTGTAAAAAATATTGaacaaatataattatttaattatttaatatacTTACATAATTTACTCACTCACGTCAAAGTGTAATCTATATGCCCGATTTTGTACAAAAGTAACAATTTTTACCTCATAGtgaattattataaatatttttttctgTTATCTAGGAGATGTATATAATAATTATAAGAATAATAATATATGTTGTTACGGTTGGTTTCATCTTTAAAATAACatgtaatttttatattataCATATCTATTCTAATAAATTAGTTTTATAAGTTAACAGTTTGATATATTAGATTTTTTATCCGAGTAGTAATTTACAGTACTTCCGGATTAAACTAAATACTCTTAACTCCATAATTCATTAGGTCAAACTTAATTAACTGAATTATGATTTTTACATAACAAATTCAAATGAATTATTACAAAATATTTaatattagaaaaatataaatcataacaattaataaaataattgatatacatatatataaataatatatatatatataaatgatatatatacacacacatatataagtGCGCATGTGCGTATTTTTTTGTTTAAATAACAAAGTGATGACATTTTTGAAATTTCATAGTAAAACTATTAGAACTAAATTAAAAAAACGGAGTGACATCTATAAGTAATATAAATCAgtattttatttactcaaaaattatttataaaaagagaATTTGATAAAAAGAGAGAATGTGACTTATctaataagaattttaaaatgaattcataataattttaaaatgaattCAAAATGTTACGGGCACATATGACGAGTATAGGGTTCGATTACTAGTGGATATACTAATTGTACTTATTTTTAAGTAAAATTGTGTAAGGatgacatttttataaattttaaaataacaaGGCAAAATCGTAATTTTCAATTAATTAAAATGGCTCAGTTTGCCTCTTTTACTCTTTTAATATATAGACCTATAATAACTAAATTAAAGAAATGAAgtaatattaataaataatataaagcagtattttatttacttaaaattaaattttaaaaaaattgataaaaatagaaaatatgactaatctaataatttttttaaaaaaaactcaaAATATTACTAAACTTTTAACTTCACACCTTATCCGGTCTCGAGTGAGAGTGACATTAGCGAGATAAGAAAAATACATTTTTTAGTGTCACGCCACTTTCCCGTCACATTGTACCTAATTACTTCAATGTATTGTTATTAATAAATTCTTTAAGAATTTCAAATTGTTGGTGTATGTCCTTTGTATTCCTTTGTATAATtcgaaaaaaataataatttactttTAACAATAATTTAGCATCTCAAAAAGTTTAAGATTTAGATGGTGAATTATGACAACCGAAGAAGTGTGGAAGGTTCGATGATTCATatcaattaatttttttaaaataccTGAAAAATTACACCTATTAAGATATATATTACTGAAATTTTTTGGTATTCCTATTCATCATGGTGCCCTAGGCGATTGGTGGCCTTATGTAAGGGCCGATCATGTTTACAATTTTGGTACCGTTTGAAGATGATAGTTAGAAAGAATCTAGactctttattaataagtgaAATAATGTATAATTTGGTGTAAAAAAATACCAATATATCAATTTTGGTACTTACCTGATATAAGTTGACTTCTATTCTCAATAAACTTTGTTTTTAATACAAACCGacttatattatttataaattttattttatttttagttagTATTCATTCAATCGtaatttttatcgataattaagtaatatcaaataaactatattgaaaaaactaattataagataattatcaaattatattagCTATTATACACCGATTATGAATTtcaattttatataaataataatgtgatacaataatttttaattttggaCTCGTGCGAAGCAGGGTTACCAACGAGTAGTAATGAAACAAGTATGAGTTGCTAATTGCTAAAGTGAGCAAATTTTAGATCACGTGCCAAGATAAAAAGAAAATATTACCTATAAACAGTACATTCCAGTCTATATTAGGAAGTTTTAAGGAAATCAACTCGAAGTTACTCAATAATCCGCAAATATGTTAGGTAATTTAATTGATTGGATATGATAATATGGAATTTGGCTACCTTTTAGATTCATAAAACTATAAAAGTACTTATAGCATCTCTAACTCATAGTCACTTCTTAActatattctttatttttagGTGGACAACAAATTTTAATTAACAGAATTTGTTGATTATAAAGTCATTATCTATAATTGTCACGATTAaaaaagttaaaataatattctcttTATAGATTTAAGAGAATTTCCAACTATATAGAACTCTTAgctaaaaattattaataaaaaaatatagagATTATGTAAAAAAATACATCTCCAATGGTACATTCTCCTTATTTATAAATATAGTCAACCTCTTAATATTGACTATATTTATTGAACCACTATAGATCTGTAAGAAAAAtctgtaaaaaaaattctaatcatttattaccatattaaattaatatattctatttataacttcataaattttaataacatactatttttaaaatatagctaACCAATATAACCAATACCATCAAAATACAATGTCTTACATGTTCTATGTAAATTATAACCAATACCATTGAAAATGCTCTAATTGGTATAAAATCATTCACATgatcttaaaattttaaaactaatactATATTATGATTTTTAAAGAACAGTTAACTATATAGATAATAACATTGGAGCAAAATATTTTTTTCATCAtctgaattttaattaattattattttatattattttaactaACCAAAATACCTAATCCTCTTTCTAGATACTCCTAGATTTTGAACAGTTTAAGAGAAAACTTGAAATGACTTCGATTGTTCATAAAAGTTGAATgacatttttgtaatatttaaattaaCTATGTGCATTCGTCTTGATTTTATATAGAAAACCTTAATTTCAAATAAACACATAGGGTGAATCTGCGATGAAGATCGGATTACAAGTCACAGTAAACTTATTACTTACTGTAAGAGTAAGGCCACAAGTCTTGAAACTGGAATTTACAAATGTCCAAGGTACCCTAATGTGTTATATAAGTCATACTTAACACACGGCTCCAGAATGTTTAGATCATTATTTTAATGGGCCTGATCATAGAAATTTTTTTTAGGTTTCCGCGAATATGGATCCGACGCCTGTATGTTAGATAAAGCTTAATTAATGCACACCAAGGGAACATGACCTCAAGGTAAATGTAGCAAATATTTTTCTACTTCACTTGAAATTATACCAACAAATACGGCAGCTATTGTTATATCCAACAACCAAACTTGAACCTTTCTAGTTTTGCCTACTGCAAATATATCGATCCTGCATCTCATTTAATAATACCGACGCCAAGAACTCGAATTCTCTTGTAGTTACTGTCAACTTTCAAAGTGACATTGATATGCAACCTCTATATTGGACCTTTTCACAATATTCCAATACCGCATAAATGCCACAAATTTAATGCTCTTCTGCATATCAGTCCCAGAAGAATTATCCACCTATTGTTTCAAGAAGATTGATATTGATATCAGTATCATCACATTCCTACTTCAGTTGGTCCCTTTAAAATCATAAAGTTGGCGGCCCCCTGTGAAATTTAAAACATTCCATTTGCATGATGCGCCTCTGGCATTGTTGTACCACCTCTCATGTGAAGAACTACTCTCTCTGCCTATATCTCAAACAAATTTTGCGCAATTATTTCAAACTATTGAATGCGATAGCTGtatttttctttctcttctcCACATATTTAATTACTTGAATTAAGGCGATGAACAGAGATGAGGCCAATCCGAGTCTATGAGGAAGGATAAGATCTGCGTGCATCTCATGAGTACTCTTTACTCATCCTAATTCTTGACTATTGGAATTATCAGTGGTGGTTTATTCTGAAAACATTGATTTTGAATTATAAGGCTAATGTTACGAATGTAGGTATCTATCCAGTTCAATAAATTAAATATGATGGTAATATTTTTAGATTAGGCATCCTCTCACAGTTGTCATCACTACATAATTCATATAGAAGCATATATGTACATTCCCTATGTTGAGTCCAGACTAAGGACAACCCTTGACGCAGCGGACCGTTGGAACTCCGAGAAACGCAAAAAAGCAGAACAGCTAACTCAACCAGAAAATTTTCTCACACCCTGCATATGACCTACTTCAGTTGTTGGAAGATAATTGAGGCAGTATGGTTGATAAGATAAAGGAAACCTATAGAAAAAATAGTTTGATTTGTGGTGTGTCAATTATGTAACAATTCTAGATATTTTTAAGTGCCTTAAGGAGTTAAAGGTGAACTTTAAATACATGCAAACCTAAAATAAACACACTCAAGGTCCTATGTTAGCAAAAGTTGCTTTATATATGCACCAGGCAGATGCTCCTAACATTGGTGACCCCCAATAAAGTATCTAGATACAAGATTATAATTTTAATTGAACAATGGAGTTTTATCAGACATGGTGTGTCCATTATAATTGATCATCACTTTAAACAAGGGTCCAAGTGCTTTTTTGGGAATGTTCTGTTCTGCCGTTGGTGACAAAACACATACAGATATGAAACATTCAGTAATAGAAAAGAGGACATACATAAAGTGATTACAGTTGCAGAACAAGCAACAGTGAAGAGTAAGCTTAAGAAGTAACATGTTTCAAACAAACTTAACCTTAACTAATGATGCAAAACAAATAAGACTTTGGCAGCTTCCTCTAATTTATTTACTAGATAAAGACAGTTATTATAGTGCAAGCTGCTGACAAGAACATGATATGAGATTCCTGGAAATCGATTTTTGGTTTCATCTTTCGAATTTCTCATTAGTCCTGTGGGTGGACTCTGCTACCCTTACCGCTTTATGGTTCCTGCATCCCAACAGGTTGCTAGTTCCAGATTTTGGCGGATCTTTCATAACTACTTTTCGAGGACAGGTATTTCTGTTTCTTCCCTGTCCAGATGTCATCCTTCCTTTGACACTGACACTTGCATCTTCATAATCAGAGACAACAGACGAGAAATCTGCAGCACTGGCTGTGACAACACTCCACTCTATGCTAGCCTCACTTGGCGCATACCGTGTAGTGGGGGTCATGCAGGACGTGTTGCAAGATTCTTGCCTAGATAACACTGCATGATCCATGCCTGAAATGTTCTCTATCTCAAATAAATCGGAACTGGCATCACTAGCCATATCATCGCATAGTGCACTGCTCCCAAAAGAAGTTGTCGCAAGGCTCTGGACCTTTGGAATTGCATCCCATGTTAAAATGGACAGCTTCCTCTCCATATTGATTGCTATGTTATCTCTCTTTTTCGCCTTTGTAAATCCAAACACCTCGATTGAATTTCGAGGGTCGACTTGTACCTTTTCTTCTTTAAACTGTTCGTCAACTTTCAAACTTGTGATCCCTGAATTCAGAACTGGGAATGAAAATTGCTCTAGCGTTTTTGGTTCAGGTTGAGACTGCTGGATGTCATGAAGTACTCCATATTCAACACTTTGGTTGACGGAGACGGCCTTCTTTTCTGAACAAGATCCCTGACAACCAAAAAATGGAAAATATTTACCCTTCCTGTGCTTTGTTTGGGAGGTGTTTCTGTGGAGACTTTGTAACAACACAGATTGGCTGTTCCAGCTGCTTGCTTTAGAACTAATACTTGGAGTTTTTGGCCTTATTTTCTGTTGTAGAAGGTGCATGTCAACACCCTTTTCCTTTTCAGCCTCATACTTTGAAGCATTAGAATGTTCCTTTTTTGTGTTGAAGTACTTGTCAGCAGCAAATACACTAAATTCAGGCTCATTGTTCTTACTTCTCCCCAAGTTGATCAGACGTGGAATCTCTTCAGGTGACATGACGGGAGAAGAAGAATATGGAATTCCTCCAGCAATATTGAGCACAGACTTTTCATCCTGAGAGCTAAGATAACAAGAAAACGAGGCAACACGAAGGTTGCTATCCATATCCAAACACTCCATGGAGTGGAACAGATGGTTTTCAATGGTAGCCGGTATAATTTTACACAGACCCACAAAAAATGAATTGTTGTAGTATGAGAGGACAATTGGAGCTAATTTCAGTAATGGAATATATCTTGTAAAATAGATGGATACATGCACATCAACAGAGTGGCAAACAATTCAACATGCATGAAATGCAAGCACATGTTTTTTCTTTCGAGGAGGGAGGACTGTTGGGACGGTTTAGAGATGAGACATGTAGAGATATtgacaaaagaaaagaaactttgattCTGGAGAGGGCTGGGTTGGTTTGCTACTTCAAGCTTCTATAAGTAGACAAATGGAGACAAATGGAGGAGACAAATTAGCAAGGAATTAGTTGGAGCCTACCAAAATATAATCATTTCCCAATTTGTCACCTTACACTCATATGAAAAACTAGTGGATCAGATTAACAACCAACTTTGTGAAGGTTACAATATATTTATGTTGCCAGTGAGTAGCAGTTGGGATAATAGAATGACTGTACCAAGCAGTTTGACAGGAACAGGACAGCCATCCACACTTCAGTCCCTACTTGTGTAATTTGTTAGATATTGAGATATTATATCAGAAACATATGGTACTTTCTTCAAGCTTAAATCCAACTATTTAAGAATGTATATTAACCAAGTTAGAATAAACAAGTGGCTAGGAAACACAGCTTGAGGTCATCCATTCATTTTATAGACACCAAGGCAGTATTCGGCGGAGTCGTTGTCAGAATGGATAAAGTTTTTTTTTTCAGATATCAGTTGTGCTGATTGATCGACTTAAATCTTGCACAGTATGCAATATTCCAACTGAACTACAAGCCGGTATATTAAGTagtatttttatttattttttgctAAGAAACTTTTTAGTAAATTCGACAAGAAAACATGAAGAACCTGGAAAACCAGGAGAAAGTGAAACATGGTTCAGCTGTTTACCAGGAGAAAGAGTGAAACATACTCCAGCTTTTTACCTGGAAACAACCAACCTCTGGAATTAACATACTAAAGGTACTGGGTACACAAAGAAAACACTAGCTGCAGATTGCATAAGGTACAGACCTAATAAATCAACAACAATAGAGATGAATATCTTTTTATCTGCTTATGAAACCTTACTTGTAAACAGTTTACCTGGAACATTTGCCCGAGTAAGTGGGATACGAGGGATAAGGTCTGTCGTAGCTCTCCTAGCATTTCATTCCTTCCCCAAACAGACTATTGAAGAGAACAataatctcagaatatcaatctTCACCGAATTTGAAATGATCCCGATATATTGCACAATAGAATCGAATTCAACCTTTAAGGTAATGGAGTGCCCTTAAGCGCCATTGCAAGAACTGACAAGATGAAGAAGACGATCATGACTTTGACATCACTGGAACTAAATAACACTCAGCGACTGTTTACTTGCCTTCCAAATCTTCCTAGCCTATCAGTAGTTGATATTCTTCTAGGCAATGCTACCCAAATTCAGCATAGATGTGCAGCACAGATATTTATTAAGGAACTTTGAAGTAGTGCTTAAAAACATTTCTGTCAATTGTTACACAAAACGG
It contains:
- the LOC141717712 gene encoding protein PHYTOCHROME KINASE SUBSTRATE 1-like — its product is MECLDMDSNLRVASFSCYLSSQDEKSVLNIAGGIPYSSSPVMSPEEIPRLINLGRSKNNEPEFSVFAADKYFNTKKEHSNASKYEAEKEKGVDMHLLQQKIRPKTPSISSKASSWNSQSVLLQSLHRNTSQTKHRKGKYFPFFGCQGSCSEKKAVSVNQSVEYGVLHDIQQSQPEPKTLEQFSFPVLNSGITSLKVDEQFKEEKVQVDPRNSIEVFGFTKAKKRDNIAINMERKLSILTWDAIPKVQSLATTSFGSSALCDDMASDASSDLFEIENISGMDHAVLSRQESCNTSCMTPTTRYAPSEASIEWSVVTASAADFSSVVSDYEDASVSVKGRMTSGQGRNRNTCPRKVVMKDPPKSGTSNLLGCRNHKAVRVAESTHRTNEKFER